TTGTGATATCTATGGTGGAGAGCATTTTCCTGTAACATGTTGAGTATTGGGCCATCATTTGACCTATATAATGTCCTGGCAAGCAGAAGGTGAGCTGACCTGGTTCCAAGGTTACACATTGGAGAATATCCTTTCTGGCACAACATATGGAGGATGCCCAGCCAAGACCGAACTAGGTCTCTAGTTTGTCAGTTTCTCTTTTACCTCTTCCAAAGTACATCAAATGAATTTATACAAAGTCTTTTAAAAAGTGCTTTATAGGATTAATATCTACAGCTCTGCCATTTTGTTTCCCTATCTCCCCATTTTCTCTTCCCCTGAGAGTGCAGTACGTGAAGTGCAGCCATTTTCCTCTGTTACCTTTAAGCACACACGCCCTCGGATTAGGGCATAGGGAACTGGGCCATAGCTTCGGGAATCTGTGGAATTCCGAAGGTTATCCCCTTCGAGCCATACATGCCCTTTTGGTACCTAGACGTGGTGCAGAGTAGAAAAGGATAGTGAAATGCCAAGTGTATTCCAATGTGCTGTTCCTTCCACATTTACAACAACATAATGCATCACCATATAAAACTACAAGTGATCTGTATTTCCTTTTCCTGATTTCACAGTATCCACTGTCTATGTAAGTCGTAGAATAGTGGCTGTAGAATAACTGCTCTTGCAAAGCAATTAAATGTGTGTTATTTCTGTGCTAAACAGCATAATTATAATCCTCAGGggtaaccccccaccccacttaTATGAGGCTAAAGGGACAGGTCATCGCTACAGGACAGGGTCATAGTTTTAGCAAGCTCTGACAGGGTCGTTATGGCTGGTGGTTcaatgtgccccccccccaccaacacaACCTTGTCTCCTCCTCACACAGAGAAAACCAGAAAGCGAGggagtaagagtgtgtgagagagaaagtatataagagagaacgagagtgaagacagagaaagtgtagatgagagtgtgtgtgtgtgtgtgttggggggtgctGGACCACGCCTTCGCAGGCCGCTCCCTGGGTCTAGACCAGGGCTAGACCTGCCAGCCGCGACTGCAGCAGAGCGAGCGCTGATCCATTCTGACACCAATTAGGACTAATCTCATCACACGAGGAGAGAGAGCCTGTCAGGGCCCTAATTAACTCCCCTCGCTGCGGCCACTCTATATGTGCGGACAGGACGAACAACACATTATATTCTCATAATGGGCATCATAATATAGGGACGTCTATTTTGGAGATGCCTAACTTTTCCCACTGGACACTGGATGACCACTCTCcaaacccccacccccgccccccaaacacacacacacacacacactttccttttctcactcccacacaaaaaggcttagaaaaaaaaaaatggtaatGATTATTTTTGAGAAACACTCCTGGGGTGTGACACTACAAGGAAACGCATGGGCTCGGAAAGGCCGAGTGGCTGCACTGCGTGTGTTTTGGGCCAAATGGTTCATCAGGAGGCTGATTATTCATAGATTACGTGTTGACTCAACATGAGAGAAAACAAGGTGGATTCTTCACAAATACAAATGCGCTTCATTAGCGAGGCATCTAATAAACATATGCCAGCATGTTGTGGCGGCAGCAATTACATCTTATTAACATGCAAACATATGCTTGCTTCCATCCATAAGAAGCAGAACGACGTTGATCATCATCTGTCTTCGCAGAGGAGCAGAAGGCTTTGTCTTCTGTCAGTTCTGCTTCCTTTAcatcctgtgtgtatgtgcagcagTATGTCTGCACACGCTTGAATGGATTCATGTATTCAACACAGAAACAGACCAATACCCCCCCTTATAGCGTGTGGTTAGCTGAAGAAGGATGCAGATATATCTGAAGTGATTCTTAtgattcattcactcactcatcagTATATGTctatccatctttctctccttctatccATTAATACATTATTCATCCATCTATCAACtgagaatattttttttttacaaaacctttaaaaaaaacaaaaaaaataagatTCATGTTGCTTATGGTGACCATTATCTAGAAACATcttttgtttgaatgtgtggAAAATGACAAGTGTAATACATTTGGTCATACTCAGAACCCCTTGAAGTAGCTGAAATAGTACAACCTGTAAGGGTTCTGAAACATAAACAGTACTCCGACAGTTTATGTAAACAGACTATGCATCACTTCCCAAGCACATGTAGCATACAGCATGAATACAGCATGACTGCACGTTCACGCCATGCAAGTGCTGAGACTTTAATGCTGATTGAATGAGCATGGGCGCAGATAATGACTTCACATAAATATCCACTCAGAAGAACCATGCAACTTGCCGTTtgcctccccctccacccctccccacgTCCCGCACTCTGACACACAAGGTGTTGAGTTAAATGAGGGAAGTCATCAATTCATTCAGCCAAACATCATTCAAAAGCGTTCAATATGCCAGGACATGGTGTGCAATGCTGTCACGTAATCATCTAAATGGCAGCCGGTACGTACACCTCGAGTTCTACTGATCCAAGCAGCCACTGGCAGGAACGGCAGCTGCAAAACACTTTCATTCAAATTGTTGTCAACCTGtcattcaattttttttttctgctctccTTGAAACCAGATCCTCAGGAGTGCACTTTGTCCTCTGTGAACCTGTTAATGCCTTCACTTAGCCAGACTGCAGAATTCAACTTGCCGTTTAGAGTTTTCGCTTGATCCTTGCTGAATGCCTCTCGGCATAAAAGACgccccaacaccccccacccctccctccacacCTATTTTCCTTCACGGCTCATGTGTCTCTGTTGTGACACCTACATTCAGGTGCATTAAGATTACCGGGGATAGGTAGCGAGCCAATTTGTTATGTCTGCGAGGCAAAAAGGCAAGAGATTTTGGGGACGGACAGCGATGACTGAACTCGAAAGGATGGCGCTCCAGCACGCCGTCAGCAACATCCTCCTCGCTGTCTGCTTGTGTGCTTTAGGGGCTGGCTGAGTCACCGATGCCCACACGTGCCCCCCTCTGCCAACGGCTCGATCTGATTTGAGTATGcacaggtgtgtgagtgtgtgtgtgtgtgtgtgtgcgcaggagtagcaaatgaacataaaaaaaaagaccttCTTGTTCCAGATATCAGATTTGATCTCCAATGCTAACCTCTGCCTATTAGGTTACTGATACCACAACTAATCCTTGTCATTGATCTCATGCACCTTAAACAATGTTGGTCTTAAACCAAGTTGCACTCCTTGGCTACATCAGAAACCTGTCAGTCACTGCAAAAGAAAATGGCCACTTTCCCCATTTAGATTTTAGATATGGGTTTCCACTATGGCTCTCTGAGTGAGGAGGCCCTGGAGAAAGGCCTCTTCCCTCTCTAGCCAATCATCTGGTCCACTCAGCTGGCACTAACACAACGGGTTTCACAGAAATTGCAGACAGCAAAGGTGACAATAGCAATAAAAAAGCAATAACCGCTGTTTCAGTGACATAGTAGTCCTCAGCCTCTTTGCTCGTAATACCTCTGTCAAGGCTAGCTAGCTTGGCAAAGCCATTTCAGATCATGCGACCCTCTTGCATTCCTGCAGTGTGTTGCGTGCGGAGGGAATGATCTCCAGTTGTTCTCCGGTACTCACATAATCGTGGGTCGTGAAGACGTCTGAGGGGCTACTGGTACACACTTTGTCTCCTTCCAGCCCAATCACTCGTTTGCAGATGTTCATCTTCGGGTCGGAGGGGCTTTTGGCTATTACGATGTCTCCCCTGCGAGAAGGCAATCACATCAGCCTCTCAAGGTGAGCATTGGTCATCTTGGCTAATTGCAGTGTGTAAAATCAATTTGGATATCTTCTTCTGAGATACATAATGTACAACATGGGTTACATGATGATTGACGGCTGTCAATTACCCTGGACACACAAAGAAATAGCATCGACTTTGTGTGATTGATGTCAGTAGATTCATCTGACTCACTTTTCTATTCTGTAAAGATGCCTACTTATCCGTTCGGAGAAGACTATGTCATTGCTTGTGATGGTGGGTTCCATGGATGGCCCAGTGCACTATggatataaacacaaacactttgTCACATGTGAATGATGAAAGAGCCTCATGTACAGTAGCTTACAGCAACAAGGAAGACAGCTCAAAAGAGACTTACAGAGACAAACTCCCCACTGTACTCAaaggcacagtgtgtgtgtgtgtgtgtgtgtgagacttacAGAGACAAACTCCCCAATGTATTCAAAGGCACAGTGTGCGATACAGCCATACTGGATGGTGTAGCCAACAAATCCCACAGTCTTTCCAAGTGCACGGCGAAACATCCCACAATGGGTCGCAGAACTAGAAAAATGAGAGATTCATCATAAATGTACAAGTATCCTTTATATATTGTTGAGTATTATGAGCAATAGACAACATACAACAATTCTGCCAGGCTACAATTTTAGGACGCATCAtttaacaataaacacacactcacagaaatcCTTTTTCCTGAATTAGAGGAATAACTCATGACGCAATGCACACGCAGACATGCATTCATTTTGCCACGAGTGATGGTACAGTGACAGTACTGCTTCTGCAATCTCCTGATCACAACCAAACAACTGCAGTTGTCACTGGCCCTCTGCTGCTGTCCCTCTCAACACCTCTGCCTAGAGGTGCTGGCTGCACAGCGCTAAGGCCCTGACCCCGGCAGGCAGCGTGTGCCCGGCTTTCTTTGGCCAGTTCACATAAAAGGGTTTCCGCGCTCCGCTGTCACCACGGCGACGGAGGGCCTGGCTCTTTTGTTTGTCGTCGTCGGCTGGCACttaaaaacagacacaaactctGTGTGTTGTCTGAATAAACAGTCCATCTCCACTCCCTTTATTGACTTTTCTTCCGGTCGTCTAGCTGGCAGATGAGACAGTCGTGTGGGTCAATCTTTGCTCACCAACATCCATCAATAAAGACATTGTTTGGATGTTTGTACACATCCAAAATGCACTCCCCTGACTAGGAAAAAAACGCCTAACGAAAAGTGAAAGCTAGATATAAAAGCACTGTTCCCGACAACCCAACCCCTTAATGGTGGCTACCATAAGGACTATCCCAGCAACACAAGAATAACAGGCCTGGGCTTTTTGATGGCCAGCAGGTGATGgattctgttctctctccccatctcgcATCCTGTGGGCCGGTCCATCCATGGAATTAACCCTGGTCAGCAGAGCAGAAACAAGCCAAACTAAAGCCCCTTCGTCTCGGGAATGATATCTCAGATATGGGAGCGGATtaacccccacctccaccctcatCCCCAAAACAACACCATATCCAAACACATaggatacgcacacacacgcacgcacacacacacacacacacacacacacacacacacacacacacacacagtgctctctGCCACACTCTCTGATGACCAAGTGTCAGGTGGTCATCCCTGTGCCACAAAAGGTGCTACACCTAATCCCATTACGCCACCAACCATCTACTACCATACCGccagtccacccccccccccgctcatTTTATCCCATGCCTCTCCATCCCATTCTTTTCCAATCCCATTCTAACCCCCCTCCCTAGCACCAAATCTCACCGTGATCAAACTTCGAGGGAGgaagccccctcccccccctccacacacaccaccccctccacacacaccaccccttcTGAGCGATCCATTCCTTCTTTCATCCCCTCGCTCccattcctctccctctctctccctccctccctccctccctccctctctccccctcctttctGCCTGACTGGAGGTGGCTCTGTGGGTCGGGGCATGAGAAACTCAGGGACAGCTGCAGGCTCTAGTCAGGCTCCAGGGTGGGGCCCAGCCTCCCAGAAACTCACACTTGGTTcaatttttatatttatttttttgcccaGAAGATCCTATTGCCTTTCCTCATACTACAGTGCATCTGCTGGTAGTGGGAGTGAGGCCTGAAATGTGACCCCGGCCTGAAGCTGGAACAAGTTGCAATGTTCAATACACATACAAGCCCAAGGTCCATCGCTCCATATACCCAAGGATGGACCTCATCCACAGTTcttttctatatttctgatacGACCACCattaacaaccccccccccccacccacaccctcCCCAAAGTAATTATGAGTCAATCATTTTTTCTGCTCATTCCTATACCTTGCATTTCCCACTTTCTCAGACTGCCAGGAATATTTCCTAGTTCTCTCTGCACAGGTGACCTTTGTGGACATCACTGCATCGCCCACTGGTGACCCACTGTGTGTGACGGAGAGGGGATCAGACATTGGGCCCCCTCACGCCGCCTCCATCACACCAGTGTCACCCCACGGCCACCACTGCTGGTCTGGGCACTCAGTGTAGGTGAGGATTAGGGGTTTAACATAATAAGATTACACGGCCAGTGAATGATATCAAGAGATGGTCCATATGCAGCCGCCTGGTTTTCCATGGCACACTGCGAAGGGTGTcaggggaaagtgtgtgtgtgtatgtgtgtgtgttttgtgtgtgtgtgtgtgtgtgaggtgggaaTCAAACAAGATTCATTGGGAAAGAACAGGCTGCTTTCAGATCCTAGATAGGATCTCGATTTCCCTCCCTCAAATCCCCATGTGCATGccttggagtcccatgtgatgGGGAGGAAGCAAGCAACCCCAAAATTGAATAATAAATTGCAGATGGAAATTAACACCAGAGTCAGTCCTAATCCAGGATTACATGTAAAATGACGGCAGTGCCAAACAAAGGGAAGTCGCAGACGCACTTATGGCTGGGCCATCTGCAGCCATGTGGTCCCAGCCTTATGCACCAGCGGGGGAAAGGCAGGCGCTGTTGGGCTCGCAAAGTCACATCTCTCAGCCTCTCCCTCTATTTATTTAAACACTGCATTTACTCCACCATTTTTATCTTTGACTGAGGATTTCAGCAATGTTTCCCCCAGAAACCTACCTCTTGGACCTCCACAGAACAATGGTGAATATAATTAACATCCTTGTCAATGCCACTGTCATCTGAGTCAATAAACGGGGTCATGTAGATCACTCTCAATCCCCTCTCTATTAGCTTATTGTGTTAACTGCAAGAGGAGGGAGTGCAAACATCAGATTTAAGGGTGACTGAAGAAAGTAAGATTACTAGCATTAAGTTTAATGACCAGACAGAAACCAGTAACAGACCTGCAGAAAATCACTGTATTCCTCCAACTGCCTTGACCTGCATTTCAGCAATTGAGCTTCATATTCTTTGCAGATTGGAGCCAAAAGGCCAATCCAAACCATGGATTAATCCAGAACAGGAATGCCACTAAAGGTCTACATAGCACTATATATGAGTATGACACAAGGAAATTAAGCAGGGCATCACCAAAACATAAAATAGCCCAAGTGTCCTGCAATGAGAGTTCAAACTCACATTCTGAAAATATCAAAGGTTGCCCAAGGAAGGGAAATGAATTATCTAGCACTTTTATGCAAAGCCAATAGACATGATTATCCCCCTGCTTAACTAGCTGGCCTACAGCACCGCCAGGGAGTTTATCATCAATCAGCGCTCGAAATGCTTGTCGTAATACACTTCTTCCCACTGATTTGACATAAAGACCACTGACAGCCTACAGCTACACAACACTGGCAGATTCCCCTGGagtctagccccccccccccccattacacacaaacacagacgcaCGCTCACAGATCACACTCCCAcccacatcacccccccccccccccacctccctcccttGCAGATTGATTCCTCGATAGTGGCTTTTGTAAAAGCTGCCCAGTCTATTCACATCAAACAGTCTATTGGTTGACTGAGAGAGATGGGATACGAGATGGGGTGATGAcgaggggtggtgtgtgtgtgtgtgtgtgtgtgtgtgtgtgtgtgtgtgtgtgtgtgtgtgtgtgtgtgtgtgtgtgtgttcttcaaaTTAGGGAAACATGAGGGTTTGGAAGGTTTGGCATCAGCGCGAGACCTAAGAAGATTACATGAGCCCAGCCCATGTTAAATAAGACAGTGGTCCTCGGAGATCCCAGATGGGAGGGAGACATGGGggagatccccccccccactctgaTCCCCTCACTCTGGGCAGCAGAAGGCAGCTGAGGGTGGGCACTGATGGCTCTCTTTGTGCTCGCTAATATGCTGTGGGGTTCGGGGTCTGCGGACCAGCCAGGGCGGTCCTATTCTAAAGCTATCAAACACGGCGATCAGGATTAAGCCTGCTATAGTCAGATGAGATACAGTGACACCTGTTTGGTTAAACATGACCAGATGTAAACTGAAAAGATCAAGAACACCCatgcccccccctctttctctcaacctcacccccacccccgatCTCATTCAGTGGCCACTAAGCACCATGAATTGATTGCAATAAAATGAATACAAAAATAAGAGCAAGTCAAGCAGCTGAGCGGGATGAGGTTTTGATGAGTGCAAGGCTATCAATGTGGTAGGTCAGCCTTAGGCAAACACGGCATGGCACAGCACCGCACGGCGCACGCCGCTTTATTTTCGACCCGCTTCCAACCACAATGGTGTGGAACACACTGTCTCACATTTATTGTTAAGACCTCTGACTTGTTTGGCTTTGaatggggaggagagagagagagagagagagagagagaggggaagagagagcgaACACCCAGAGCAGACTTAATCAAAGGAGTTGCTCACAATCAACTCACCAGCCAGCTCTATTGCCGCTGATTAACAACTGATCTCAATGCATGCCAACTAAAACATTAAACGCAACCTCATTCAGACAGTCTATAAGTAGCCATCAAATCTAATGAAAATCAACAACCAAAACCTTTTATCTCTTGCCCTTTGGATTTCCACTGTTGAAATACTAACGGAGTCCCCCTAAAAATATCTTTAAATAtaaattgtgtgtttgtttttggagAGAGAATGGCCACGGGATTTGGAAGAATACGACTTTTTAAAACGGGAGCCCTGCCTGTCTGCTTGAACATGCATCGAAGACTATTACTTTCCTTTCAACACTACGCAAACAAACTGGGGGCGCGATGTTAATCTTGCAGCCCTCCTATCCTGTGCCATTATGTTCTTGCAGCAGCCTTCTCTATGAAGAGCAGAATGATATGGAAAGCCAAACAACCCGCTCAGGAAACGTTTGGCATGTTATGACTGTGGTATTATTTGCCACAATCAGATACATATTGATAAAAGCTGACATAATAGAAATAACATACAGCCAATGTGTTTAAAGAAAAGGAAATAAACAATCATTTTAAGAGCACTACCtagtagtaggcctacagcatgcAAAACAAATTATGACCTTTTTTCCATTCCAACATCGTACAGCGTATTAATAGATCTGGGCTACTGCTCTTTGAGGGCGATTTCTTTGTCATTCCGTTCAGCCTTTGCACAATGTTGCATTGTCATTTGTTCCCTCGATTTGTTGCGCCACTGTCGGCGCATATTACGCTCAAAAAACGCTGTCAAAACAACAGTGCTGTTTCTGCTAAAAGCATTTAGAAATGAGCAGTCTCCCTCTCTACAACAGAGCaacccccccttcctcctccgcttcctcctcctccactgctgGCCCCTCGCATTGCCTTGTGAGGCCGATGAGTCTCGAGCACAGAGTGCAACACCACCTCCACAGTCTGTTTTGGGTCTAACTGACAGGCAGAATAAGAGTCAGCAGCATAGCCTCGGCGTCCAGCCCTTTGCCTGGGGGTCAGACCGGGTGCTTTGACTGACCAGACTCACATGACATGGGCATGAGGACCAGGGGAGGAATTATGAGCCTAATCGTCCAGTCGACTAGAGGAGAggctctctccttcactcttgcCCTTGCTGTGCGTTTCAGCTGATCTTACCCCAAGGAGAGTACCTAACTGCCCTCTCACCTGACAGAGCAAcaccagggggggggggctgggtcaCCTGATGTCCTAATCAGACTGTTAAATCTGACCCTATAGGTAGAACAGTCACCAGCAATGtctacaaatacaaacaaaaatacaTATCCATAATCATACACAAAACAAAGTCAACACTACCACAACAGAGTACATAGTTCAGCAATGTCTTGGTCTGATCTAGAAACTTAACGTTAGATTGTGTGGATTGTAAACTATGCtgatacagtacacattttgaGAGAGCGGTAATGTCAACAGCAAATGAAGGTCGCAGTTCATTGTGACCATTAGCTTGCAATTTATTGACATCACATGCATTTCACGAGTCTTTAAAGAAGCACTGGTTAGCGCAGCAGGTTGTTGTGTTGAATTAAATGTGTTTGATTTAAATCTTTAATCTGAAGGGATTTCAGAGGGATATAACCAGTACTCATGCACTTAACTGTGCATATCTTACGTTACCTAACTGTAATGCTTCACAAAGTTAGCTAATGTTCTTAGCCAGCTAGCTTCTAGGTTAGTGATGCAACATTTGCTAGCGCCTGTTGGTTGTTTTGAGAAAATATCAACTCGTCCGTATTCAATATGACAGTGACTGGGAGGAGAATGTTTGTGTGATAGGAAAGGTTAATATCCGCTCCAACTCACCTTATTATTAGATAGCTAAAATTGGCAACGGAAAACGAGTAGCACCTAGTTCTTTGTGCATTTATCGGACGCCGGTTGCCTTTAACCCTGCGTCAGTCCTCCTGCGCCGAGTCCATTGATATTATTGGCTGCGAAGCAATAGCTCAAACTCCAATTGGAAGAATTTATGAAGAAACGCCCATGTGCTTTGTCAACACGGAGGCAACATGGCGGCTCCCGTTAGAAGCATGAGCAACCCTTCTGGCATAACTTGCAATACAACCAGTTTTCAAAAGAAATCCCGCAGCAAACTTGTTTCTATCCCAGGGACAAGACCCTCTGTGCAAAACGGACAGCTTATTGTGTCAACCGGTGTCACGTCTCTCGACTATGTGATCGGTCAGTTTGAAAAGAAAAGTAGTTGGTTTGCCCATCTAAAGCTGACGTTAGCCTCTCCAGCGAAATTGCTTTATTTAACTGTAGCTGCTAATATATGGTCGCAGTAAGAGTAAAGTCATTTATCACAATTCTCGGGAGTGCATTTACTTCAT
The Alosa sapidissima isolate fAloSap1 chromosome 14, fAloSap1.pri, whole genome shotgun sequence DNA segment above includes these coding regions:
- the immp1l gene encoding mitochondrial inner membrane protease subunit 1 — encoded protein: MFRRALGKTVGFVGYTIQYGCIAHCAFEYIGEFVSCTGPSMEPTITSNDIVFSERISRHLYRIEKGDIVIAKSPSDPKMNICKRVIGLEGDKVCTSSPSDVFTTHDYVPKGHVWLEGDNLRNSTDSRSYGPVPYALIRGRVCLKLWPLNNFGPLNESPNERIPRSS